From Neobacillus sp. PS2-9, the proteins below share one genomic window:
- a CDS encoding DUF3055 domain-containing protein: MKERFFLYDDTESTKTRFVSFVGENQRFDLAIVQSDRHYGKHLVLDMQGNRFAIIGLDDLQEEGYLEYAFQLSEEDAEELRGFLMELI; this comes from the coding sequence ATGAAAGAACGCTTTTTCCTATACGATGATACAGAAAGTACGAAAACAAGATTTGTTAGCTTTGTCGGAGAAAACCAGCGATTTGATTTAGCTATTGTCCAAAGTGACCGTCATTACGGAAAGCATTTGGTACTTGATATGCAAGGCAACCGCTTTGCTATTATTGGATTGGATGATTTACAAGAAGAGGGTTATTTAGAATATGCTTTTCAGTTAAGTGAAGAAGATGCCGAGGAATTACGCGGCTTTTTGATGGAGTTAATTTAA
- a CDS encoding EAL domain-containing protein yields MVRQYIEKVKSVLKWGKIVLPLSTMRFYPPQFILRNPVLEGVKAAFHEGHEVAVVVFHLKDMNELSEQLGQSQSHQFIKHTKKFFRSAVEKEIDNQDVITLDDFYGDGLTLYIKVDYTRHTLSEIDLAMKKIVYSVEHSLHKAYPYIQPMFKTGYMFVEKRHLSIQDSIGRAQRQAIAMAEKRVKSEFNEMVYLMKRIISKKDINLLAQPIIDVATKEVHAWEMLTRGPTGSVLESPLPLFSVARQTGLLYDLEMIVIEKVLEQIKAAKCRKDIFVNCTPLTLGNIRFTRDLKNLMQQYKDIPPRQITIEVTENDSIEGLKNFIYNIKMLRLMGYKIAMDDTGAGYSSLSIISDIMPDIIKIDRSVIQNIDKNSIKESMLKGLMLVAREVGSLVVAEGIENENEASVLTRNNVDLAQGYFYARPTALVSAIAT; encoded by the coding sequence ATGGTCCGTCAGTACATAGAAAAGGTCAAAAGTGTATTGAAATGGGGAAAGATCGTCTTACCTCTTTCAACCATGCGCTTTTATCCTCCCCAATTTATATTAAGAAATCCTGTGTTAGAAGGGGTTAAAGCAGCTTTTCATGAAGGACACGAGGTAGCTGTTGTTGTCTTTCATCTAAAAGATATGAATGAATTGTCAGAGCAGTTAGGACAGTCCCAAAGCCATCAATTTATCAAACATACTAAGAAATTCTTTCGCTCTGCTGTGGAGAAAGAAATAGACAATCAAGATGTGATTACCCTTGATGATTTTTACGGTGATGGACTAACGTTATACATAAAAGTGGATTATACACGTCACACTCTCTCTGAGATTGATTTAGCTATGAAGAAAATCGTTTATAGCGTGGAGCATAGCCTGCATAAGGCTTATCCTTACATCCAGCCTATGTTTAAGACTGGATATATGTTTGTAGAAAAAAGACATTTATCCATTCAGGATTCAATTGGAAGAGCTCAAAGACAGGCTATTGCTATGGCTGAAAAACGAGTGAAATCTGAATTTAATGAAATGGTCTACTTAATGAAAAGGATTATTTCCAAAAAAGATATAAATCTGTTAGCACAACCAATCATAGACGTGGCTACGAAAGAAGTACACGCATGGGAGATGCTGACCCGTGGCCCAACAGGGTCGGTTCTCGAAAGCCCTTTACCGTTGTTTTCGGTAGCAAGGCAAACAGGCTTGCTATATGACTTAGAAATGATCGTGATTGAAAAGGTGCTTGAACAAATAAAAGCTGCCAAGTGCAGGAAAGATATATTTGTGAATTGTACCCCGCTTACACTTGGAAATATCCGATTTACCCGAGATCTTAAAAATTTAATGCAGCAATATAAAGATATACCCCCTCGTCAGATTACCATTGAGGTAACGGAAAATGATTCGATTGAAGGCTTGAAAAACTTTATCTATAATATAAAAATGCTGCGCTTAATGGGCTATAAAATTGCCATGGATGATACAGGTGCTGGATATTCTAGCTTGAGTATTATTAGTGACATCATGCCAGATATTATTAAAATTGATCGTTCAGTTATTCAAAATATAGATAAAAATTCCATTAAAGAATCCATGTTAAAAGGGCTGATGCTAGTAGCCAGAGAAGTGGGCTCCCTAGTTGTAGCAGAAGGAATCGAAAATGAAAACGAGGCATCCGTACTAACAAGAAACAATGTGGACTTGGCACAAGGGTATTTTTATGCACGACCTACAGCGTTGGTATCAGCTATTGCAACCTAG
- a CDS encoding DUF86 domain-containing protein, producing the protein MYFVDREKIEATLIYLEELIHLFSQQKNWSSSLEKVALERLNHMMIESVLDVGNAMIDGFIMRDPGSYEDIIDILVDEKVITAETGESLKVLIHYRKKLVQDYISINHIELNNQFSAYLHELVTFAANVRDYLANELGPVSAFKN; encoded by the coding sequence ATGTATTTTGTAGACAGGGAAAAAATAGAAGCAACATTAATTTACTTAGAAGAACTCATTCACCTCTTTTCACAGCAAAAAAATTGGTCATCATCTCTGGAAAAAGTAGCTTTAGAACGGTTAAATCACATGATGATTGAGTCTGTTTTAGATGTCGGAAATGCAATGATTGACGGCTTTATCATGCGTGATCCAGGAAGCTATGAAGACATTATCGATATTTTAGTCGATGAAAAGGTCATTACTGCTGAAACAGGAGAAAGTTTAAAAGTTCTTATTCACTATCGTAAAAAACTTGTACAGGACTATATTAGTATCAATCATATAGAACTAAACAATCAGTTTTCAGCTTATCTTCATGAGTTGGTCACTTTCGCGGCAAATGTTCGGGATTATTTAGCCAATGAACTAGGGCCTGTTTCTGCATTTAAAAACTAA
- a CDS encoding TIGR01457 family HAD-type hydrolase, with protein sequence MKKYKGYLIDLDGTMYKGSERIEAASDFVKNLRDNGIPYLFVTNNSSRTPAQVAEKLVSFDIPAEEKMVFTTSQATANFIYEQKKDASVYVIGEEGLQTAIEEKGFSFAGVEADFVVVGIDREITYEKLAVACLAVRNGATFISTNGDIAIPTERGLLPGNGALTSVISVSTQTKPIFIGKPESIIMEQALKVLGTAKEETLMVGDYYDTDILAGMNAGMDTLLVHTGVTTKELLTGYDRQPTFVVDTLDQWKL encoded by the coding sequence ATGAAAAAGTATAAAGGCTATTTAATTGATTTAGATGGAACGATGTATAAAGGATCGGAGAGGATTGAAGCGGCCTCTGATTTTGTGAAAAATCTCCGTGACAATGGAATCCCGTATCTGTTTGTCACGAATAATTCATCAAGGACTCCTGCCCAGGTGGCTGAGAAACTGGTTAGTTTTGATATTCCAGCCGAAGAAAAAATGGTCTTTACAACGAGTCAAGCAACCGCAAATTTCATTTATGAACAAAAAAAAGATGCATCTGTATATGTTATTGGTGAAGAGGGGTTACAGACAGCTATTGAAGAAAAAGGTTTTTCATTTGCTGGTGTTGAGGCTGATTTTGTCGTTGTTGGCATAGACCGTGAAATCACCTATGAAAAATTAGCTGTTGCTTGTTTAGCGGTACGAAACGGGGCTACATTTATCTCAACTAATGGGGATATAGCAATCCCAACTGAAAGAGGGCTATTACCGGGGAATGGTGCCCTAACATCTGTTATTTCCGTTTCTACCCAGACCAAACCAATCTTTATTGGAAAACCTGAGTCGATTATTATGGAACAAGCGTTAAAGGTTTTAGGAACCGCTAAGGAAGAAACATTGATGGTTGGAGACTATTATGATACAGACATATTAGCTGGAATGAATGCAGGAATGGATACCTTACTAGTCCATACAGGAGTCACCACAAAAGAATTGCTCACCGGCTATGACCGCCAGCCAACATTTGTTGTTGATACCCTAGACCAATGGAAACTATAA
- a CDS encoding phosphatidylglycerophosphatase A, which yields MADHKKVDFTEETARRWLKERGVEVQDMADLVFFLQEKYHKNLKMEDCIANVERVLSKREVQNAIITGIQLDMLAEKGMLEEPLQSIIGSDESLYGVDEILAFSIVNVYGSIGFTNYGYIDKLKPGILAHLNDKSTGECHTFLDDIVGAIAAAASSRLAHRAARQEEEREKEK from the coding sequence ATGGCAGACCACAAAAAAGTAGATTTCACTGAAGAAACAGCTCGCAGATGGCTAAAAGAAAGAGGCGTTGAAGTTCAGGATATGGCTGATTTAGTCTTCTTTTTGCAGGAAAAGTACCATAAAAACCTCAAAATGGAAGACTGTATAGCAAACGTGGAACGTGTTCTTTCTAAACGTGAAGTACAAAATGCCATAATCACAGGAATACAGCTTGATATGCTTGCAGAAAAAGGGATGTTAGAGGAGCCTCTTCAATCGATCATTGGATCCGACGAAAGTCTTTATGGGGTGGATGAAATCCTGGCGTTTTCTATTGTGAATGTATACGGCTCCATCGGTTTTACAAACTATGGATACATCGACAAATTAAAGCCCGGGATTTTAGCGCACTTAAATGATAAATCCACTGGTGAATGCCATACATTTTTAGATGATATCGTCGGCGCCATCGCCGCCGCTGCCTCAAGCCGACTGGCACACCGTGCCGCACGACAAGAGGAAGAAAGAGAAAAAGAGAAATAA
- the yutH gene encoding spore coat putative kinase YutH codes for MLQKLLENQYGITVEEYVKLDRYDALRGNGWLYLVSNPSGREEADVTELEKIAEHLRNYGDQYVPIFLPTKEGQLITTWEQNKYCVLANRQMEEQRKIKLGRKLAKFHERGRRVPFQIERSSRIGEWKSLWEKRLEQMEKVWNNLLFQTPEDEFEKMFIDSFPYYLGLTENAIQYLVDSELDDEPTETDGGTVCHERFTQQTWGGHYMIKSPFDWVFDHRSRDLAEWTRERYFRNIQTYDVDLKQFFNEYQSVSPLTSFSWRLLYSRLIFPLHYYDCIESYYITRSEQDKKVLEERLSKILRQASEYERFLAGFFQMAGAPIRRFNLPQLEWLGK; via the coding sequence ATGCTTCAAAAATTGCTTGAGAATCAATATGGGATTACTGTTGAGGAATATGTGAAATTAGATAGGTATGATGCGCTAAGAGGAAATGGCTGGTTGTATTTAGTCTCTAATCCTTCTGGCAGGGAAGAAGCAGATGTGACGGAGCTTGAGAAAATTGCGGAACATTTAAGGAATTATGGCGATCAATATGTCCCTATCTTCTTGCCAACAAAGGAAGGCCAACTAATTACCACTTGGGAGCAAAATAAATACTGTGTGTTAGCCAATCGGCAAATGGAAGAGCAACGAAAAATCAAACTGGGACGAAAGCTAGCTAAATTTCACGAACGTGGCCGCAGGGTCCCCTTTCAAATTGAAAGGTCGAGCAGAATTGGGGAATGGAAGTCCTTATGGGAAAAGCGTCTCGAACAGATGGAGAAAGTGTGGAACAATCTGCTCTTCCAAACACCAGAAGATGAATTCGAAAAGATGTTCATTGATTCATTTCCTTACTACTTAGGATTAACGGAGAATGCGATTCAATATTTGGTTGATTCGGAGCTTGATGATGAGCCTACAGAAACAGATGGTGGGACTGTTTGCCATGAACGTTTTACACAGCAAACATGGGGTGGACATTATATGATTAAAAGTCCATTTGACTGGGTTTTTGATCACCGCAGCCGAGACTTAGCTGAATGGACAAGGGAAAGATATTTCCGCAATATCCAAACCTATGATGTAGATTTAAAACAGTTTTTTAACGAATACCAAAGTGTTTCCCCATTAACATCCTTTTCCTGGAGGTTGTTATATTCTCGATTGATTTTTCCACTTCACTATTATGATTGTATTGAAAGTTATTATATTACTCGTTCTGAACAGGATAAGAAGGTATTAGAGGAACGTTTAAGCAAAATATTACGGCAAGCAAGTGAGTACGAACGGTTTTTGGCTGGGTTCTTCCAAATGGCTGGAGCACCGATTCGCCGGTTCAACCTCCCTCAACTGGAGTGGCTTGGAAAATAA
- a CDS encoding D-glycerate dehydrogenase, translating into MKPYVFITRKLPDEVVKPLLQNYEVSMWEQEDIPVPKDLLLSEAKKADALLTMLSDFIDEKVLTAGKKLKVVANLAVGFDNIDLKVASREGVAVCNTPDVLTDTTADLTFGLLMATARRLMEAAEFVKDGKWKSWSPLLLAGHDIHHKTIGIVGMGKIGETVAKRATGFEMNILYHNRTRKPAVEQELGAVYVSLDELVEKADFIVCLTPLTSETKKMFTREMFKKMKQSAIFINAGRGPVVDEQALFDALVAGEIAGAGLDVFEKEPIGATHPLLQLPNVVALPHIGSSSVETRMEMMKLCLSNIQAGIEGNEPKTLVNKDWKPLVKA; encoded by the coding sequence ATGAAGCCATACGTTTTTATTACACGGAAGCTTCCAGACGAAGTTGTAAAACCACTACTGCAAAACTATGAAGTGAGCATGTGGGAACAGGAGGATATCCCTGTTCCAAAAGATTTACTCCTTTCCGAAGCAAAAAAAGCGGATGCACTACTAACGATGCTATCAGATTTCATTGATGAAAAGGTTCTAACCGCTGGAAAGAAGTTAAAGGTAGTCGCAAACCTTGCTGTGGGTTTTGACAATATTGACTTAAAAGTTGCCAGCAGAGAGGGAGTCGCAGTGTGCAATACACCTGATGTGTTAACGGATACTACTGCAGATTTAACCTTTGGACTGCTTATGGCGACAGCAAGAAGATTAATGGAAGCGGCAGAGTTTGTGAAAGACGGAAAATGGAAAAGTTGGAGCCCTTTGTTATTAGCTGGACATGACATTCATCATAAAACAATTGGCATTGTTGGTATGGGGAAAATCGGTGAGACGGTAGCAAAACGGGCAACTGGTTTTGAGATGAATATACTGTACCATAACCGAACACGTAAGCCTGCGGTTGAACAAGAGCTTGGAGCAGTGTACGTGAGCCTTGATGAATTAGTGGAAAAAGCAGATTTTATTGTCTGCCTAACTCCGCTTACGAGTGAAACGAAAAAAATGTTTACCCGTGAGATGTTTAAGAAAATGAAGCAGTCAGCTATTTTTATTAATGCCGGAAGAGGTCCAGTTGTTGATGAACAGGCTCTATTTGATGCATTAGTTGCAGGAGAGATTGCTGGTGCGGGTCTTGATGTGTTTGAGAAAGAACCAATTGGGGCAACCCATCCATTATTACAGCTTCCTAATGTTGTGGCATTGCCGCATATTGGAAGTTCTAGTGTGGAAACAAGAATGGAAATGATGAAGCTCTGCTTGTCAAATATTCAAGCTGGGATAGAGGGAAATGAACCGAAGACATTGGTGAATAAAGATTGGAAACCCTTAGTCAAGGCTTAA
- a CDS encoding NifU family protein, whose product MIEQVQEVLDKLRPFLLRDGGDCELVDVEDGIVKLRLLGACGSCPSSTITLKAGIERALLEEVPGVVEVEQVF is encoded by the coding sequence ATGATTGAGCAAGTTCAAGAAGTATTAGATAAGTTACGTCCATTTCTTCTTCGCGATGGCGGGGATTGTGAATTAGTAGATGTAGAGGATGGTATTGTTAAGCTCCGCTTATTAGGTGCTTGCGGAAGCTGCCCAAGTTCAACTATCACATTAAAGGCTGGGATTGAAAGAGCATTATTAGAAGAAGTTCCAGGCGTTGTTGAAGTAGAACAAGTATTTTAA
- a CDS encoding YuzD family protein yields the protein MSRIEVEIVLYGAEQLCPSCVNLPSSKETFEWLEAAVARKFPNQPVKMVYVDIQQPTGDDEKRSFAQRVIDEDMFYPVVVIKDKVVGEGNPRLKTIFSELEKYGYQAM from the coding sequence ATGAGTAGAATTGAAGTGGAAATCGTTCTTTATGGTGCTGAACAATTGTGTCCTAGCTGTGTTAATTTACCTTCTTCAAAAGAAACCTTCGAATGGCTTGAAGCTGCTGTTGCAAGAAAGTTTCCTAATCAACCCGTTAAGATGGTTTATGTAGATATACAGCAACCCACTGGTGATGATGAAAAACGTAGCTTTGCCCAAAGAGTCATTGATGAGGACATGTTTTATCCTGTTGTCGTGATCAAAGACAAAGTAGTGGGTGAAGGAAACCCACGATTAAAGACCATATTTTCAGAACTAGAAAAATATGGCTATCAAGCAATGTAA
- a CDS encoding NAD(P)/FAD-dependent oxidoreductase, which produces MKNLVILGGGYGGMKILSELLPNHLPEDVTITLVDRVPYHCLKTEYYALAAGTISDKEIRVTFPEHPRLVVKYGEVIGINTSDKKIELKDAEAISYDDLVVGLGCEDKYHDVPGAEQFTYSIQSIDKSRHTYSVLNNLGPGSVVAIVGAGLSGVELASELSESREDLQIKLFDRGNHILSSFPERLSKYVENWFVKNNVEIINNSNITKVEEKKLYNHDVPIDCDVIVWTAGIQASKIVRDMDGEKDRMGRLVLTPLHHLPSDEHVFVVGDCASLPHAPSAQLAEGQAEQIVEVLKRRWKGEEPPTSFPPIKLKGILGSLGKKHGFGLMADHAITGRVARLLKSGILWMYKFHNG; this is translated from the coding sequence ATGAAAAACCTTGTCATTCTCGGTGGTGGATACGGCGGGATGAAGATTCTAAGCGAGCTTCTTCCAAATCATTTACCAGAGGACGTAACAATTACACTTGTTGACCGAGTCCCTTACCACTGCTTAAAAACGGAATATTATGCATTAGCCGCTGGAACGATTTCAGATAAAGAAATCCGTGTTACATTCCCGGAACACCCTCGTTTAGTCGTAAAATACGGCGAGGTTATCGGGATTAATACGTCTGATAAAAAGATTGAATTAAAGGATGCTGAGGCAATTAGCTACGATGATTTAGTTGTGGGTCTTGGCTGCGAGGATAAGTATCATGATGTTCCAGGTGCAGAGCAATTTACCTATAGCATACAGAGTATTGATAAATCACGTCACACTTACTCTGTTTTAAACAATCTCGGACCTGGTTCTGTTGTAGCGATTGTCGGTGCTGGTCTAAGTGGAGTAGAGTTAGCTAGCGAATTAAGTGAAAGCCGAGAAGACCTACAGATTAAATTATTTGATAGAGGGAACCATATTTTATCCTCTTTTCCTGAACGTTTAAGTAAATACGTGGAAAATTGGTTTGTTAAAAACAACGTGGAAATCATTAACAATTCAAACATCACCAAAGTAGAAGAAAAGAAGTTATACAATCACGATGTTCCTATCGATTGTGATGTCATTGTATGGACGGCTGGCATTCAAGCAAGTAAAATTGTCCGCGATATGGACGGGGAAAAAGATCGTATGGGAAGATTGGTCCTTACTCCACTTCATCATTTGCCAAGTGATGAGCACGTGTTTGTTGTCGGTGACTGTGCAAGCCTTCCACATGCTCCTAGTGCTCAATTGGCTGAGGGACAGGCAGAGCAAATTGTTGAGGTACTAAAAAGACGCTGGAAAGGTGAAGAGCCTCCTACATCGTTCCCTCCGATTAAATTAAAGGGTATCCTTGGCTCTCTCGGCAAAAAGCATGGCTTTGGATTGATGGCTGATCATGCCATTACCGGACGTGTGGCCCGTTTATTGAAATCAGGAATTCTTTGGATGTATAAATTTCATAATGGATAA
- a CDS encoding YuzB family protein, with protein sequence MIQPIIEFCISNLANGAQKALEKLQKDPDLDIIEYGCLGYCGKCATTLYALVNGEVVTGNTADELVDNIYQYLEENPMF encoded by the coding sequence GTGATTCAGCCTATCATTGAATTTTGTATAAGTAACTTGGCAAATGGTGCTCAAAAGGCACTTGAAAAATTACAAAAAGATCCTGACTTGGATATTATTGAATATGGATGTCTCGGATATTGCGGGAAATGTGCCACCACACTTTATGCTCTAGTGAACGGAGAGGTCGTTACTGGTAACACAGCAGATGAATTGGTTGATAATATTTACCAATATCTAGAGGAAAATCCGATGTTTTAA
- the erpA gene encoding iron-sulfur cluster insertion protein ErpA, translating into MSKEVVILTEAAALHIKEMMKHNEEEGALLRVSVKGGGCSGLSYGMGFDHEVNENDLQLEQHGIQVLVDKESAAILQGTKLDYKESMMGGGFTIDNPNAIASCGCGSSFRTATATGTPEEC; encoded by the coding sequence ATGAGTAAGGAAGTTGTTATACTAACTGAAGCAGCAGCACTTCATATTAAAGAAATGATGAAGCATAACGAGGAAGAAGGTGCACTCTTACGTGTTAGCGTAAAAGGGGGCGGATGCAGCGGATTATCCTACGGGATGGGCTTTGATCATGAGGTAAATGAAAATGACCTTCAACTCGAACAGCATGGGATTCAAGTACTTGTTGATAAAGAAAGTGCAGCTATCCTCCAAGGGACAAAATTAGACTATAAAGAGTCCATGATGGGCGGAGGCTTTACGATTGATAATCCTAATGCCATCGCTTCATGCGGATGCGGATCTTCTTTTAGAACAGCTACTGCTACAGGAACACCGGAAGAGTGCTAG
- a CDS encoding NAD(P)/FAD-dependent oxidoreductase, which produces MQENQTVYDITIIGGGPVGLFTAFYGGMRQASVKIIESLPQLGGQLSALYPEKYIYDVAGFPKVRAQELINNLKEQMAKFDPSIALEQSVEKLEKLEDGTFKLTTNKEVHYSKTVIITAGNGAFQPRRLELESAQQYEHKNLYYFIEDLNQFAGQKVVVFGGGDSAVDWALMLEPIAEKVTIVHRRDKFRAHEHSVENLYNSKVDVKTPYVPAELIGDENGIKQVVLSTVNGEEKETIDVDAVICNYGFVSSLGPIKEWGLEIEKNSILVNSKMETNTPGIYAAGDICTYDGKVKLIACGFGEAPTAVNNAKTYIDPKAKAQPLHSSSMFKQ; this is translated from the coding sequence GTGCAAGAAAATCAAACAGTTTATGACATTACAATAATCGGAGGCGGCCCTGTTGGTCTATTTACTGCCTTTTATGGCGGAATGAGACAAGCATCAGTGAAAATCATTGAAAGCTTACCACAGCTTGGTGGACAACTATCGGCTCTTTATCCGGAAAAATATATTTATGACGTAGCTGGCTTCCCAAAAGTCCGTGCTCAAGAATTAATTAATAACCTAAAAGAACAAATGGCCAAGTTCGACCCTTCTATAGCTCTTGAGCAATCTGTTGAAAAATTAGAGAAATTAGAAGATGGAACGTTCAAATTAACAACTAATAAAGAAGTGCATTATTCAAAGACAGTTATTATCACTGCTGGAAATGGGGCTTTCCAACCGCGCCGTCTTGAATTAGAAAGTGCACAACAATATGAACATAAAAACCTCTATTATTTCATAGAGGATTTAAATCAGTTTGCTGGTCAAAAGGTAGTCGTATTCGGTGGCGGAGATTCTGCAGTTGACTGGGCATTAATGCTTGAACCAATTGCTGAAAAGGTAACAATTGTTCACCGTCGCGATAAGTTCCGTGCACATGAACACAGTGTGGAAAACCTTTACAATTCAAAAGTTGATGTAAAAACTCCATACGTGCCTGCTGAATTAATTGGCGATGAGAACGGAATTAAACAAGTGGTTCTTTCTACGGTAAATGGTGAAGAAAAGGAAACAATTGATGTAGATGCAGTCATCTGTAATTATGGGTTTGTTTCTTCCCTTGGACCAATTAAAGAATGGGGTCTTGAAATTGAAAAGAATTCCATCCTTGTTAATTCAAAAATGGAAACAAATACACCAGGCATTTATGCTGCTGGAGACATTTGTACCTATGATGGAAAAGTGAAATTAATTGCTTGTGGTTTTGGTGAAGCACCAACAGCTGTTAATAACGCCAAAACATACATCGATCCAAAGGCAAAAGCACAGCCATTACACAGTTCTTCTATGTTTAAGCAATGA
- a CDS encoding NAD(P)/FAD-dependent oxidoreductase, with amino-acid sequence MRKPKIVIIGAGYGGLMTTVRLQKLIGVNEADIVLINKNDYHYETTWLHEASAGTLHHDRVRYDIRDVIDRSKVDFVQDTVVEINREEKKVILDKGEVDYDYLVIALGGEPETFGIKGLKEYAFGITNVNSSRQLREHIEYQFATYNMEEEKNDNRLVIVVGGAGFTGIEFLGELTNRIPELCHEYDVDFHKVKIICVEAAPTVLPGFDPELVNYAVSQLERKGVEFLIGTAIKEATPEGIFVAKGEEETREIKAGTVVWAAGVRGNAIIEKSGFEAMRGRVKVQSDLRAPGHDEVFIIGDSSLVINEEINRPYPPTAQIAMQQGEVVARNLAALVRNKSELESFTFDNKGTVCSLGEDDAIGVVFGKKLTGAKASFMKKVIDNRSLYMIGGAGLVLKKGKFNVF; translated from the coding sequence TTGAGAAAGCCTAAAATCGTTATTATCGGTGCTGGTTACGGCGGACTTATGACAACAGTTCGTTTACAAAAGTTAATCGGTGTAAATGAAGCAGATATCGTATTAATAAATAAGAACGACTACCATTATGAAACAACATGGTTACACGAGGCTTCTGCTGGTACATTACATCATGATCGTGTTCGTTATGATATTAGAGATGTCATTGATCGTAGTAAGGTTGATTTTGTTCAAGATACGGTGGTTGAAATCAACAGAGAAGAGAAAAAGGTTATTTTAGACAAAGGTGAAGTCGATTATGACTACCTTGTTATCGCACTTGGAGGCGAGCCTGAAACGTTTGGAATCAAAGGCTTAAAAGAATATGCATTTGGAATTACCAATGTGAATTCTTCCCGCCAATTACGTGAACATATTGAATATCAATTTGCTACGTACAATATGGAAGAAGAAAAGAACGACAACCGCTTGGTTATTGTTGTTGGCGGAGCAGGATTTACAGGAATTGAATTCCTTGGTGAGTTAACGAACCGTATTCCTGAATTATGTCATGAATATGATGTTGATTTCCATAAGGTAAAGATTATCTGTGTGGAAGCTGCACCAACGGTATTACCAGGATTTGACCCAGAGCTTGTAAATTATGCGGTTTCTCAACTAGAGCGTAAAGGCGTTGAATTCCTTATTGGAACGGCGATTAAAGAAGCGACTCCTGAAGGTATTTTTGTAGCTAAAGGAGAAGAGGAAACACGCGAAATTAAGGCTGGAACAGTTGTTTGGGCAGCAGGTGTACGTGGTAATGCGATTATCGAAAAGTCTGGTTTTGAAGCAATGAGAGGTCGCGTAAAAGTACAATCTGACCTACGCGCACCTGGACATGATGAGGTATTCATTATTGGTGACAGTTCTCTTGTAATCAATGAAGAAATCAATCGTCCATATCCACCAACTGCACAAATTGCTATGCAGCAAGGTGAAGTGGTTGCGCGCAACTTAGCAGCACTAGTTCGCAATAAGTCTGAACTTGAATCCTTCACATTCGACAATAAAGGTACAGTATGTTCCCTTGGCGAAGATGATGCAATTGGTGTAGTATTTGGTAAAAAATTAACTGGTGCTAAAGCATCCTTCATGAAGAAAGTAATCGACAATCGTTCTCTTTATATGATTGGCGGAGCAGGCCTAGTGTTGAAAAAAGGTAAATTTAACGTATTCTAA
- a CDS encoding NUDIX hydrolase — translation MSSREKRGKVWLAVSGLVKSSEGHWLVVKKRYGGLKGQWSLPAGFVEEGETADEAVIREVKEETGISCTVKGLIGLRTGVLKGEISDNMLVFLLEPVKQEERIIHQENELYEARFIAPHKLLLEKDASILLHYLIEQMELTSKPGVDDLNPGNQFGYTAYKLFL, via the coding sequence ATGAGCAGTCGTGAAAAACGCGGGAAGGTGTGGTTGGCCGTTTCTGGATTAGTGAAATCCAGTGAAGGCCATTGGCTCGTGGTAAAGAAGAGGTACGGGGGCTTAAAGGGGCAATGGTCTTTACCTGCAGGTTTTGTTGAGGAGGGGGAGACCGCTGACGAGGCTGTGATTAGGGAAGTGAAAGAAGAAACCGGAATCAGCTGTACTGTTAAGGGGTTAATTGGATTAAGAACAGGTGTATTAAAAGGGGAAATAAGTGATAATATGCTTGTATTCTTGCTTGAACCTGTAAAACAGGAGGAAAGAATCATACATCAGGAGAATGAGCTATATGAAGCAAGATTTATAGCTCCACATAAATTGCTTCTTGAAAAGGATGCGTCCATTCTTTTACATTATTTAATTGAACAAATGGAATTAACTAGTAAGCCCGGTGTAGATGATTTAAACCCTGGAAATCAATTTGG